From one Tachysurus vachellii isolate PV-2020 chromosome 23, HZAU_Pvac_v1, whole genome shotgun sequence genomic stretch:
- the LOC132838749 gene encoding hyaluronan and proteoglycan link protein 3-like: protein MGKLHTLLALTLQVLYSCYAAPSVSNGFFYQDILNGTGNGEIHFNGIKLRVASQPHSVFAVRGSKVTLPCRYWYEPPLISPRKVRVKWSLLPLSGDQESDVLVSIGHRQRSFGAFKDRVHLQKDDQGDISLIITNVSLKDSGLYRCEVIDGLEDESATLDLGLRGVVFPYQPHHGRYHLTFKEAQKACNDQDAAVATFDQLFAAWQGGLDWCNAGWLADGTVQYPIVQPRQPCGGLDLSPGVRSYGARHKHKNRYDVFCFTSTVTGQVYYLQHPQKLNLTMAVQACIEDGAQIAKVGQLFAAWKFLELDNCNAGWLADGSLRYPISKPRPNCGPQKSGVRSFGFPLTHHKHGVYCYRSR, encoded by the exons ATGGGAAAATTGCACACTCTACTAGCTTTGACTCTGCAAGTGCTGTACTCTTGCTATGCAGCTCCCAGTGTTTCCAATGGCTTCTTCTACCAAGACATCTTGAATGGAACCGGGAACGGAGAAA TTCATTTCAATGGCATAAAGCTTCGAGTTGCGTCTCAGCCGCACTCTGTGTTTGCTGTGAGGGGAAGTAAAGTCACCCTGCCCTGCCGGTACTGGTATGAGCCTCCGTTAATCAGCCCACGAAAGGTGAGGGTCAAATGGTCCTTGTTACCACTCTCTGGGGACCAAGAGTCTGATGTGCTTGTGTCTATTGGTCACCGTCAACGAAGCTTTGGAGCGTTTAAAGATCGAGTGCATCTTCAGAAGGACGACCAAGGAGACATTTCACTCATTATAACCAATGTGAGCCTCAAGGACAGTGGACTGTATCGCTGTGAAGTAATAGATGGGCTGGAGGACGAGAGTGCCACATTGGATTTGGGACTCAGAG GTGTGGTGTTTCCCTACCAGCCTCATCATGGCCGCTACCACCTAACCTTCAAAGAAGCCCAAAAAGCCTGTAATGACCAAGATGCTGCTGTTGCCACATTTGATCAGCTCTTTGCTGCCTGGCAAGGAGGGCTGGACTGGTGTAATGCTGGCTGGCTGGCAGATGGCACAGTGCAGTACCCCATTGTCCAGCCCCGACAGCCTTGCGGAGGCCTTGATCTGTCTCCTGGTGTGCGCAGCTATGGAGCCAGGCACAAACATAAAAACCGCTATGATGTCTTCTGCTTTACATCCACTGTTACAG GACAAGTGTACTACTTGCAGCATCCTCAGAAGCTCAACCTTACCATGGCAGTCCAGGCCTGTATTGAAGATGGTGCTCAAATTGCCAAAGTTGGTCAGCTGTTTGCAGCATGGAAGTTTTTAGAGCTGGATAACTGTAATGCAGGATGGCTAGCAGATGGAAGTCTGCGCTACCCAATCAGCAAACCTCGTCCAAACTGTGGACCTCAGAAATCAGGGGTCCGTAGCTTTGGCTTTCCTTTGACACACCATAAACATGGTGTATACTGCTATAGATCTAGATAA